A genomic window from Fusarium falciforme chromosome 2, complete sequence includes:
- a CDS encoding GH43-C2 domain-containing protein, whose translation MGESNPIIPGFAPDPSVVRIDDTFYLVNSSFHIFPGLPIFASKDLVSWEHIGNAINRPSQLSLAAATTRLHKLEGPPSDVIVETGGLWAPTIRHHRGRTYIICTNVCHLDPELKPGEEPPHPSELVETKNFIIFTDDIASDRWSDPVYVDFWGIDPDLFFEDDGRVFIAGCLWSRDLVEEPTIHGIEINIDTGEHLAPPRLMWIGSSKITPEGPHIYKRDGWYYLLIAEGGTFEGHQISAARSRDLWGPYEDCSNNPVLAPSPGSSGYKYIQHNGHGDLVQDTKGNWWLVCLAVRKDQQGRYGMGRETFLTPVQWPTGDSWPVIQQPIESFPAMDKQDNIPSRLNPTVDLVYLRDPDLSAYQISDDARQVTIQASSTDLSEPSAAVSFVGRRKRSLHGEDRAVLAIGQAESSSSVIAGLACFKDEHRYARVFYDFSDHSIHFEVKNAGRAKAICNRTQVASPKDMGNPTGAFDIHFRLMYSESNLDFTWMTEHPETGDTGWVSAGNIDILDLTDRDFTGPCVGVFATNKKGDASHECTFTDISICIKKTFD comes from the exons ATGGGCGAGAGTAACCCTATTATTCCCGGCTTCGCGCCGGATCCTTCGGTTGTCCGTATCGACGACACTTTCTATCTTGTCAACTCGAGCTTTCACATATTTCCCGGCCTGCCCATCTTTGCTTCAAAGGATCTTGTCTCCTGGGAACATATTG GCAACGCCATCAACCGGCCGTCCCAGCTTTCCTTGGCGGCAGCTACCACACGGCTTCACAAGCTAGAAGGCCCTCCCAGCGATGTAATTGTTGAAACAGGAGGCCTCTGGGCTCCAACTATTCGCCATCATCGTGGAAGGACGTATATCATCTGCACAAACGTTTGTCACCTGGACCCAGAGCTAAAGCCCGGCGAGGAGCCGCCGCATCCTTCCGAGCTTGTCGAGACAAAGAACTTTATCATCTTCACCGATGATATCGCGTCTGACCGGTGGAGTGACCCGGTCTATGTGGACTTCTGGGGTATTGATCCAGACCTCTTTTTTGAGGATGACGGTCGGGTCTTTATCGCTGGATGTTTATGGAGCAGGGATCTTGTAGAGGAACCCACCATCCACGGTATTGAGATCAATATCGATACCGGCGAGCATCTTGCACCCCCGAGGCTCATGTGGATTGGCTCAAGCAAGATCACGCCCGAGGGCCCTCACATCTACAAGCGAGACGGTTGGTACTACCTCCTCATTGCCGAGGGCGGAACATTCGAAGGCCATCAGATTTCGGCTGCCCGCTCTAGAGACCTTTGGGGGCCTTACGAGGACTGTTCTAACAACCCCGTTCTGGCACCAAGCCCTGGGAGCAGTGGCTACAAGTACATCCAGCACAACGGCCATGGAGACCTGGTCCAGGATACAAAGGGCAACTGGTGGCTCGTGTGCCTAGCTGTTCGAAAGGACCAGCAGGGACGATACGGAATGGGCCGTGAAACCTTCCTGACGCCAGTCCAATGGCCTACCGGAGATTCGTGGCCGGTGATTCAGCAACCCATTGAGTCTTTTCCCGCTATGGATAAACAGGATAATATTCCTTCTCGTCTGAACCCCACAGTTGATTTGGTCTACCTCCGCGACCCAGACCTCAGCGCCTATCAAATCAGTGATGATGCTCGACAGGTCACCATCCAAGCATCTTCGACAGATCTCTCCGAACCCTCGGCTGCCGTGTCCTTCGTGGGCCGAAGGAAACGCTCTCTTCACGGAGAAGATCGTGCGGTTCTCGCTATAGGCCAGGCGGAATCTTCGTCTTCGGTGATCGCGGGTCTGGCTTGCTTCAAGGACGAACACCGCTATGCAAGAGTCTTCTATGACTTTTCCGACCATTCTATTCACTTTGAAGTCAAGAACGCCGGGAGAGCCAAGGCCATATGTAATCGTACCCAAGTCGCCTCGCCGAAGGATATGGGAAATCCAACAGGCGCCTTTGACATTCACTTCAGGTTGATGTATTCGGAGTCAAACCTTGATTTCACGTGGATGACTGAGCACCCTGAGACAGGAGACACCGGCTGGGTGTCGGCTGGCAATATTGATATCTTGGATCTGACAGATCGGGACTTTACTGGTCCCTGTGTGGGTGTCTTTGCTACGAACAAGAAAGGGGACGCCAGTCACGAGTGCACCTTTACGGATATTTCAATCTGTATAAAAAAGACGTTTGATTAG
- a CDS encoding Carboxylic ester hydrolase, producing the protein MTAGIPYGDMAYTMSQGFASVGANSGHNGTSVKTLLNNIESTADFSYRSVHTGVVIGKKITEIFYGQPHTKSYYLRCSMGGRQGFKEAQDFPADFDGIIAGAPAHALGNLTSWTGHFYPLTGNVTSPRFVPKAMWPIIKRDIYTQCDGLDGAVDGVIETAEYCRYDPSGLVCKDGQTKDCLTEEQAETVRKIYSPLFDSHGNFVYPAMNPGSEDSTASIWFTGAPVSLSYELIRLSMLLGREPFWVQLLERHLSPFRNRGGKVITYHGQMDSIITSGISETYYEHVSRSMQSSPKELDEFYRFFRIGGMNHCALGSGAWNFGQSGPTTYMDADHNVLAAIVRWVEQGIAPEALTGTKYINDTVSLGK; encoded by the exons ATGACTGCAGGTATCCCGTATGGAGATATGGCCTACACTATGTCCCAAGGATTCGCATCGGTTGGTGCAAACAGC GGGCACAACGGAACATCTGTCAAAACGCTGCTTAACAACATAGAGTCGACTGCGGACTTTTCATATCGATC AGTGCACACTGGAGTTGTTATCGGGAAAAAGATTACCGAAATATTCTATGGCCAACCTCATACCAAGTCATACTACCTTAGGTGCTCCATGGGGGGACGCCAAGGTTTCAAAGAGGCACAAGACTTCCCAGCCGACTTTgatggcatcatcgccgGGGCTCCAGCACATGCCCTGGGCAACCTGACCTCCTGGACTGGCCACTTTTACCCACTCACTGGCAACGTCACCAGCCCCAGGTTTGTTCCCAAGGCCATGTGGCCTATCATTAAGCGTGACATATATACCCAGTGTGATGGACTCGATGGAGCTGTCGACGGAGTCATTGAAACCGCCGAGTATTGTCGCTACGATCCAAGCGGCCTCGTTTGCAAAGACGGGCAAACAAAAGACTGTCTCACCGAGGAGCAAGCAGAAACTGTCAGAAAGATCTACAGCCCTCTCTTTGACAGTCATGGCAACTTTGTCTACCCTGCCATGAACCCTGGCTCCGAGGACAGCACGGCGTCCATATGGTTCACCGGCGCCCCGGTATCCTTGTCATACGAGCTGATTCG ACTATCCATGCTTCTGGGCCGAGAACCCTTTTGGGTTCAACTCCTGGAAAGGCATCTCAGCCCTTTCCGCAACCGAGGCGGGAAAGTGATCACCTACCACGGCCAGATGGACTCCATCATCACGTCTGGAATTTCAGAGACATACTACGAGCACGTCTCTAGATCCATGCAGTCCTCTCCGAAGGAGCTGGATGAGTTCTACCGCTTCTTCAGAATCGGTGGTATGAATCACTGTGCTCTGGGTTCAGGGGCATGGAACTTTGGACAGTCAGGTCCTACCACGTACATGGACGCCGACCACAACGTCCTTGCTGCCATCGTCCGTTGGGTAGAACAGGGTATCGCACCCGAGGCGCTCACAGGGACAAAATACATCAACGATACGGTCAGTCTAGGCAAGTAA
- a CDS encoding Alpha-aminoadipate reductase, whose protein sequence is MSPLPSDRGSLLPDPTSDLHWGDYRGAIHEIFASNAKRVPDRTCVIETRSSQSPQRTFSYRQINESSNQLAHHFIAQGCNVGDVVMIYAYRGVDLVVAYMGALKAGATVSVLDPHYPAERQKVILDVARPRFLVYIQKAVDEFGKPPELVEDFIANTLDLKSVIPALHLSDSGELSGGHLDGQDCLAAQASCREQDPSVVVGPDSIPTLSYTSGSEGRPKGVQGRHYSLTYYFPWMAERFGLSERDRFTMLSGIAHDPIQRDIFTPLFLGAVIVVPPAEVITYGLLAEWMHEHKTTVTHLTPAMGQILVGGATTQFHSLRNAFFVGDLLTKKDCKKLRDLAPNTTVINLFGSTESQRAVSFFEVPSKAKDPAFLESVPDIIPVGQGMKDVQLLVVDREDRHRLCGEGEQGELWIRAGGLAEGYLGDDDRTAELNRSKFVPNWFVDPAKWAQQDKHQNLPHYKGPRDRLYRTGDLGRIRPDGSVECTGRIDSQVKIRGFRIELGEIDINLSQHPFVRENVTVVRRDKDEEQTLVTYFVPETKRWFQHLQPHEDGEAIEQEIAYETMAGMLRRFKLLSDDCKKFLAAKVPKYAVPSMFIPLARMPLNPNGKIDKPALPFPDEADLLQVAKRRASSVIASMTDTQARLAKIWASVLPNRTARMFVPESNFFDEGGHSILAQQMFFRLKKEWKDIDVPVNVIFRSQTLEALAAEIDRAQDPIGLRLDAMPLIGDGTTEDEAYAADARDLASQLPESIPQAPGPQSYTEAGPTVLLTGATGFLGSYVLHELLEGPKRARVIAHVRAKDAAAGLARVEAATKAYGLWSPSWTSTNRLEVVVGDISKPRLGLLEETWDHLSNTVDLVIHNGAQVNWMLPYSSMRAANVLSTLDCIQLCSTGKPKRLAFVSSTSTLDNDHYVQLSQDIETGVPEADDLEGSRKGLGTGYGQSKWASEFVIREAGRRGLVGAIIRPGYITGDPASGISVMDDFLVRLWKGCLQVGARPDIANTLNAVPVTQISRIVVAAAFHLSATTEQSLGVAQVTSHPRLRLNEWMGALELYGYGVPKVPYQEWCTKVIDYTSDDSKEEHALLPLFHFVVGNLPANTIAPELDDSNAVAALRSYDEGNGSRDAKSSPSTLDMDILGMYLAYLVAVGFLPPPTEKGEHELPKVDEIRLQAIAADSLGGRSARP, encoded by the exons ATGTCACCACTGCCTAGCGACCGGGGCTCCTTGCTCCCAGACCCAACAAGTGACCTACACTGGGGCGATTATCGTGGGG CCATCCACGAGATATTCGCATCCAATGCGAAGCGTGTGCCCGACAGGACATGCGTCATTGAGACTCGGAGCTCGCAATCCCCTCAACGCACCTTCTCGTACCGCCAGATCAACGAGAGCTCCAACCAGCTGGCACATCATTTCATAGCTCAAGGCTGCAATGTGGGCGATGTCGTCATGATATACGCCTACCGAGG CGTCGACCTCGTCGTTGCCTACATGGGTGCCCTCAAGGCTGGTGCAACCGTCAGCGTGCTTGACCCGCACTACCCTGCGGAGCGCCAGAAGGTCATCTTGGATGTCGCAAGACCCAGGTTTCTCGTCTACATCCAGAAGGCCGTCGACGAGTTTGGCAAGCCGCCCGAGCTCGTTGAGGACTTCATCGCCAACACCCTAGACCTCAAGTCTGTCATTCCAGCCCTGCATCTTTCCGACAGTGGTGAGTTGAGTGGCGGCCATCTCGACGGCCAAGACTGCCTGGCAGCTCAGGCGTCCTGCAGAGAGCAAGATCccagcgtcgtcgtcggtccCGATTCCATTCCTACCCTGAGCTATACGAGCGGCAGTGAGGGTAGGCCGAAGGGCGTTCAGGGGCGTCATTACTCGCTCACCTACTACTTCCCCTGGATGGCAGAGAGGTTTGGCCTATCGGAGCGGGACAGATTCACCATGCTCTCCGGCATTGCCCATGATCCGATCCAAAGAGACATTTTTACGCCGCTCTTTCTGGGTGCCGTGATAGTCGTCCCTCCAGCTGAGGTCATCACGTACGGATTGCTCGCCGAGTGGATGCATGAGCACAAGACCACCGTCACTCATTTGACTCCTGCCATGGGCCAGATCCTTGTTGGTGGTGCCACAACTCAGTTCCACTCCCTTCGGAATGCCTTCTTTGTCGGAGATCTTCTCACCAAAAAGGACTGCAAGAAGCTACGCGATCTCGCACCCAACACCACCGTCATAAACCTCTTTGGATCGACCGAGTCACAACGCGCAGTGTCCTTTTTCGAGGTCCCGAGCAAAGCCAAGGATCCGGCCTTTCTTGAGTCCGTGCCAGATATCATTCCGGTTGGCCAAGGCATGAAGGATGTTCAGCTCTTGGTCGTTGACCGTGAGGACAGGCACAGGCTGTGCGGAGAAGGCGAGCAAGGCGAGCTGTGGATCAGGGCTGGAGGTTTGGCCGAGGGATACCTCGGCGATGACGACAGGACGGCAGAACTAAACCGGTCCAAGTTCGTTCCCAACTGGTTTGTTGACCCTGCCAAGTGGGCACAGCAGGACAAGCACCAGAACCTCCCCCATTACAAGGGTCCGCGAGACCGCCTGTACCGAACTGGTGATCTTGGCCGGATCCGCCCCGACGGAAGTGTCGAGTGTACAGGCCGGATTGATTCTCAAGTCAAGATCCGCGGCTTCCGGATCGAGTTGGGCGAGATCGACATCAATCTATCCCAGCACCCATTCGTACGCGAGAACGTCACGGTTGTTCGAAgagacaaggacgaggagcagACGCTTGTCACGTACTTTGTCCCAGAGACGAAGCGGTGGTTCCAGCACCTCCAACCCCATGAGGATGGGGAAGCCATCGAGCAGGAAATCGCCTACGAGACCATGGCTGGAATGCTCAGACGATTCAAGCTGTTGTCTGACGACTGCAAGAAGTTCCTAGCGGCCAAGGTTCCCAAGTACGCTGTTCCCAGCATGTTTATTCCTCTAGCCCGAATGCCCTTGAATCCGAACGGCAAGATTGACAAGCCTGCACTCCCCTTCCCCGACGAAGCAGATCTTCTTCAAGTCGCCAAGAGGAGGGCTTCGTCAGTGATTGCCAGCATGACCGACACTCAAGCTCGACTGGCCAAAATATGGGCATCAGTTCTCCCTAACCGCACTGCACGTATGTTTGTGCCTGAATCCAACTTCTTTGATGAAGGTGGCCACTCAATCCTTGCACAACAGATGTTTTTCCGCCTCAAGAAGGAGTGGAAGGATATCGATGTGCCAGTCAATGTTATTTTCCGGTCGCAGACTCTCGAAGCCCTCGCCGCAGAGATCGACAGAGCCCAGGACCCCATTGGCCTGCGACTGGACGCGATGCCTCTCATCGGAGATGGCACCACGGAGGACGAGGCATACGCCGCGGATGCAAGGGATCTAGCGTCTCAGCTTCCCGAGTCCATCCCGCAAGCACCCGGGCCTCAGAGCTACACAGAGGCTGGGCCCACGGTGCTTTTGACTGGTGCGACAGGCTTCCTCGGCTCCTATGTCCTACACGAGCTCCTCGAAGGCCCTAAGAGAGCGCGTGTAATCGCGCACGTCAGAGCCAAGGATGCAGCGGCAGGCTTGGCACGCGTCGAGGCGGCAACAAAGGCCTACGGCTTGTGGTCCCCAAGCTGGACGAGCACAAACAGACTTGAAGTTGTGGTGGGAGATATATCCAAGCCACGCCTCGGCCTGCTCGAGGAGACATGGGATCACCTCTCCAATACGGTAGACCTAGTCATCCACAACGGCGCCCAGGTCAACTGGATGCTGCCGTACTCCAGCATGCGGGCAGCCAATGTGCTGAGCACGCTGGACTGCATCCAACTTTGCTCGACAGGGAAGCCCAAGCGACTGGCATTCGtcagctcaacctcgacgcTGGACAATGACCACTACGTGCAGCTCTCTCAAGATATCGAGACTGGCGTGCCTGAGGCTGATGACCTTGAGGGCAGCCGTAAGGGCCTTGGCACAGGCTATGGCCAGTCCAAGTGGGCGAGCGAGTTTGTCATTCGCGAAGCCGGGCGGAGGGGCCTTGTAGGAGCCATTATCCGACCCGGATACATCACAGGCGATCCAGCATCGGGCATTTCCGTCATGGACGACTTCCTGGTCCGCCTATGGAAGGGCTGCTTGCAGGTGGGAGCGCGCCCTGACATTGCAAACACGCTCAATGCAGTCCCTGTTACGCAGATCAGCCGCATCGTCGTTGCCGCAGCGTTCCATCTCTCCGCTACTACTGAGCAATCACTGGGCGTGGCTCAGGTCACCAGTCACCCACGCTTAAGACTGAATGAGTGGATGGGTGCCCTCGAGCTCTATGGATATGGCGTGCCCAAGGTACCGTACCAGGAGTGGTGCACCAAGGTCATCGACTACACAAGTGACGATAGCAAGGAGGAACACGCTCTGCTCCCGCTGTTCCACTTTGTGGTGGGCAACCTGCCCGCAAACACCATTGCTCCCGAGTTGGATGATAGCAATGCCGTAGCAGCTCTGCGGTCATATGATGAAGGGAACGGGAGTCGGGATGCAAAGTCTTCTCCGAGCACACTTGATATGGATATCCTTGGCATGTACTTGGCGTACCTGGTTGCAGTTGGATTCCTACCACCGCCGACAGAGAAGGGCGAGCATGAGCTGCCAAAGGTTGACGAGATAAGATTGCAGGCCATTGCTGCAGATAGCTTGGGTGGTAGATCTGCAAGGCCGTAG
- a CDS encoding Clr5 domain-containing protein, with product MNSDPKFLHIPYNKRWEYLKETISQLYLEEGEKVDKLASRMKSEYSFDALPSAYKYQFKKWGIKKSTSSKVKAQAVKVQLKRKRNASTSDLTIVEGGREKSLDKKKLKRFLQDDLRRRHEPTLAGGIFLRMNLPYNALVANFTHPGGPPSPFASVSHHNSPANIIVNSPNSHRTPSSQPVGPSPTTQLIRDKAHLERADLFIQGQYQELLLQLGREERKVVADWLHDFWIHSFMTAKYWGRGPETWTPGLIAAKTLGSVELEGSASIPGDIASMPGASRITVDPPSQLCRWSIHYHTNMQYESVPSPPPGDSNEQDIEDESTWLPWDASRHRPTPADIMKSVLSDNSFSRIDEHDVPLSTSSITGAVNRSQDQIEVDSWGFAIMARNLESLRALGENGDKMPPDDLKHIYPFHLAASHLDGAHNCCLILNYLNLMLDDELLFDDNYTNDLGHTVLDSLMINILRSHTSVSPGEASQSFERQNRFPGEEVDICGRWDADSRCIRQLYGSGSCTIPFEWKHPYCHTSVQAICHSIITLFMTEYALDINLPSGLFSKRCGCCRKDLKLFPLHTLVMVAFYLGDRGAPGETMFGAIATLSCMLAVGANPCQTAEISVPALLGTDTSEECTHSSVTPSELASLVPNEVVESWPRGRQSGWRAFVAVLNFAISEWDEYDIEGPLSNSEGLGILWAASQTEMLTYRRIKTIDHWVSDRFDIQQLLQGLNDGLGPTNIPLYRDGLMQAFDMQGWFDKSLPAAEEVCNHYFMNLEDWHRTTFLDATIII from the exons ATGAATTCGGACCCCAAGTTCTTGCACATTCCATACAACAAACGATGGGAGTACTTGAAGGAGACCATCAGCCAGCTGTACCTTGAGGAGGGTGAGAAGGTTGACAAACTGGCCTCCAGAATGAAGTCAGAGTATTCTTTTGATGCTTT GCCGAGTGCCTACAAGTACCAGTTCAAAAAATGGGGCATCAAGAAAAGCACTTCttccaaggtcaaggcccagGCCGTCAAGGTGCAattgaagaggaagagaaatgCAAGTACTTCTGACCTCACCATCGTCGAAGGCGGACGTGAGAAGTCGCTGGATAAGAAGAAACTGAAGCGCTTTCTCCAAGACGACCTCAGACGTCGCCATGAGCCCACACTGGCAGGCGGCAT CTTCTTGCGCATGAATCTTCCATACAACGCCCTTGTTGCCAATTTCACCCACCCAGGTGGTCCACCATCACCGTTTGCTTCCGTCTCTCATCATAACTCTCCGGCAAACATCATAGTCAACAGCCCCAACAGCCATCGCaccccttcttctcagccagTTGGACCTTCGCCAACGACCCAGCTGATACGAGATAAAGCCCATCTGGAAAGAGCAGACCTCTTCATTCAAGGGCAGTACCAGGAGTTGCTGCTCCAACTAGGTCGGGAAGAGCGCAA AGTCGTGGCAGACTGGTTACATGACTTCTGGATTCATTCCTTCATGACCGCCAAGTACTGGGGCAGAGGTCCTGAAACCTGGACTCCTGGCCTCATTGCTGCAAAGACACTTGGTTCAGTTGAACTGGAAGGCTCGGCTTCTATTCCTGGCGACATAGCATCAATGCCCGGCGCGTCTCGCATCACAGTCGATCCACCCTCCCAACTCTGTCGATGGAGTATCCACTATCACACAAACATGCAATACGAGTCTGTACCGTCACCGCCGCCTGGGGATAGCAACGAGCAGGACATTGAGGATGAGTCAACATGGTTACCATGGGATGCTTCCCGTCATCGCCCCACACCTGCAGACATAATGAAATCGGTGCTCTCAGACAACAGTTTCTCACGCATCGACGAGCATGACGTCCCACTATCCACATCATCGATAACGGGTGCGGTAAATCGTTCTCAGGACCAAATTGAGGTAGACTCGTGGGGATTTGCTATCATGGCAAGGAATTTAGAATCTTTGCGCGCTCTAGGAGAGAATGGAGACAAGATGCCCCCTGATGACCTCAAGCATATCTACCCTTTTCACCTTGCTGCCTCACACCTGGATGGAGCCCACAACTGCTGCTTGATTCTCAATTACCTGAATTTAATGTTggatgatgagcttctctTCGACGACAATTATACGAACGATCTCGGTCACACCGTCCTTGACTCACTCATGATCAACATACTCCGGTCACACACCTCGGTTAGCCCTGGCGAGGCTTCTCAAAGCTTCGAAAGGCAAAACCGGTTCCCAGGCGAGGAGGTGGACATCTGCGGTCGATGGGACGCTGATTCGAGGTGCATCCGACAACTCTACGGTTCGGGCAGCTGCACCATTCCGTTCGAATGGAAGCATCCCTACTGTCACACATCGGTCCAGGCCATTTGCCATTCAATTATCACCTTGTTCATGACAGAATACGCTCTCGATATCAATCTCCCCAGTGGGTTATTCTCAAAACGCTGTGGCTGCTGCCGCAAGGACCTGAAGCTCTTTCCACTCCATACCCTAGTTATGGTGGCATTCTATCTGGGAGATCGTGGAGCTCCGGGGGAGACCATGTTTGGCGCAATTGCAACTTTGAGCTGCATGCTTGCTGTTGGTGCAAACCCTTGCCAGACTGCTGAGATATCGGTTCCCGCGCTCCTTGGAACTGATACGAGCGAGGAATGCACGCATAGCTCCGTCACGCCTTCAGAGCTTGCCTCACTCGTGCCAAATGAAGTGGTGGAATCCTGGCCGCGTGGACGGCAAAGCGGCTGGAGAGCATTTGTTGCTGTGTTGAACTTTGCCATTTCTGAGTGGGATGAATATGATATAGAGGGCCCACTCTCTAACAGCGAAGGTCTTGGAATTCTCTGGGCAGCCTCGCAAACTGAGATGCTAACCTATCGTCGAATCAAGACGATTGACCACTGGGTTTCGGATAGATTTGACATCCAGCAGCTATTGCAAGGCCTCAACGATGGGCTAGGGCCAACCAACATCCCGCTCTACAGGGACGGCTTAATGCAGGCTTTTGACATGCAGGGCTGGTTCGACAAGTCCCTGCCAGCAGCTGAAGAAGTGTGCAATCACTACTTTATGAACTTGGAGGACTGGCACCGTACAACCTTTCTTGATGCTACAATAATAATATGA
- a CDS encoding Phytocyanin domain-containing protein: MHSSALLFSLIPAALAEVHKVKVGDGGLTFSPAELKAAVGDTVEFHFYQGTHSVAQSSFDKPCEPLNSTSFFSGDFDVKDKVSNEVFTVTVEAETPIWYYCAIQGHCQGGMVGVINAPSSGQRTLAAYKKAAADVDETVEPKSTGGGELGPAATASSGSSEGSTSTGSAASGTASSTESAAPNAGIEARGEIRWGLMSLGVAMAGFFGGLMM, translated from the exons aTGCACTCCTCtgccctcctcttctctctcatCCCGGCCGCTCTCGCCGAAGTccacaaggtcaaggtcggcGACGGAGGCCTTACCTTCTCGCCtgccgagctcaaggccgccgTGGGAGACACGGTCGAGTTCCACTTCTACCAGGGCACACACTCTGTCGCCCAGAGCAGTTTCGACAAGCCTTGCGAGCCCCTCAACAGCaccagcttcttcagcggTGATTTTgacgtcaaggacaaggtcagCAATGAGGTCTTCACCGTCAccgtcgaggccgagaccCCCATCTGGTACTACTGTGCCATTCAGGGCCACTGCCAGGGTGGCATGGTTGGTGTCATCAATGCCCC ATCCAGCGGTCAGAGGACTCTTGCCGCCTACAAGAAGGCCGCTGCCGACGTCGATGAGACCGTCGAGCCCAAGTCAACTGGTGGCGGCGAGCTTGGCCCTGCTGCTACGGCCTCCTCAGGCTCTTCTGAGGGTTCTACATCGACTGGAAGCGCCGCCTCCGGCACCGCCAGCTCGACCGAGAGCGCGGCACCCAACGCCGGCATCGAGGCTCGGGGTGAGATCCGCTGGGGACTCATGAGCCTGGGTGTCGCCATGGCTGGTTTCTTTGGCGGTCTGATGATGTAA